A single region of the Nocardioides sp. W7 genome encodes:
- a CDS encoding heat-shock protein HtpX, with translation MTRTPTVVFACVRNGGRSVAARVLTEHYAQGRVAALSAGTQPGERIHPEVAVALAALGLDTSREQPKLLTAETIRGADLAITLGCGEECPYVPGVTYRDWPVDDPAGQDDATVRRIVTELDTRVRALLAELVPGFDLAPSVLATS, from the coding sequence ATGACCCGCACCCCGACCGTGGTCTTCGCCTGCGTCCGCAACGGCGGTCGATCGGTCGCCGCCAGGGTGCTGACCGAGCACTACGCCCAGGGGCGGGTGGCCGCGCTGTCCGCCGGCACCCAGCCGGGAGAGCGCATCCACCCCGAGGTGGCAGTGGCTCTCGCCGCGCTCGGTCTGGACACCTCGAGGGAGCAGCCCAAGCTCCTCACTGCGGAGACGATCCGGGGCGCCGACCTCGCCATCACCCTCGGCTGTGGCGAGGAGTGCCCCTACGTCCCCGGCGTCACCTACCGCGACTGGCCCGTCGACGACCCCGCGGGCCAGGACGACGCCACCGTCCGCCGCATCGTCACCGAGCTCGACACCCGCGTCCGCGCGCTCCTCGCCGAGCTGGTGCCCGGGTTCGACCTCGCGCCCTCGGTTCTCGCGACCTCCTGA